From the Amycolatopsis thermoflava N1165 genome, one window contains:
- a CDS encoding ATP-dependent Clp protease ATP-binding subunit, which translates to MFERFTDRARRVVVLAQEEARMLNHNYIGTEHILLGLIHEGEGVAAKALESLGIALEGVRQQVEEIIGQGQQAPSGHIPFTPRAKKVLELSLREALQLGHNYIGTEHILLGLIREGEGVAAQVLVKLGADLNRVRQQVLQLLSGYQGKEPAEAGAGRGEGTPSSSLVLDQFGRNLTQSAREGKLDPVIGRGKEIERVMQVLSRRTKNNPVLIGEPGVGKTAVVEGLAQNIVKGEVPETLKDKQLYTLDLGSLVAGSRYRGDFEERLKKVLKEIKTRGDIILFIDELHTLVGAGAAEGAIDAASILKPMLARGELQTIGATTLEEYRKYIEKDAALERRFQPIQVGEPSLEHTIEILKGLRDRYEAHHRVSITDSALVAAATLADRYINDRFLPDKAIDLIDEAGARMRIRRMTAPPDLREFDEKIAKVRRDKESAIDAQDFERAARLRDEEKNLLAQKSEREKQWKDGDLDVVAEVDDEQIAEVLANWTGIPVFKLTEEETTRLLRMEDELHKRIIGQEDAVKAVSQAIRRTRAGLKDPKRPSGSFIFAGPSGVGKTELSKALAEFLFGEDDALIQIDMGEFHDRYTASRLFGAPPGYVGYEEGGQLTEKVRRKPFSVVLFDEIEKAHQEIYNTLLQVLEDGRLTDGQGRTVDFKNTVLIFTSNLGTSDISKSVSLGFSSGNDEGSRYEKMKQKVNEEMKKHFRPEFLNRIDDIIVFHQLTQEQIIQMVDLMVTRVETQLKAKDMALELTDKAKALLAKRGFDPVLGARPLRRTIQREIEDQLSEKILFGEVEPGQIVIVDVEGWSGNPEDRDEEARFVFRGEPKPSDVPDAPPVSIGAGTHEDDAEGER; encoded by the coding sequence ATGTTCGAGAGGTTCACCGACCGCGCGAGGCGGGTGGTCGTCCTGGCCCAGGAAGAGGCCCGGATGCTCAACCACAACTACATCGGCACCGAGCACATCCTCCTGGGCCTGATCCACGAGGGTGAGGGTGTCGCCGCCAAGGCGCTCGAATCGTTGGGTATCGCGCTGGAAGGCGTGCGGCAGCAGGTCGAGGAGATCATCGGCCAGGGCCAGCAGGCCCCGAGCGGGCACATCCCGTTCACCCCGCGCGCCAAGAAGGTGCTCGAGCTGTCGCTGCGCGAGGCGCTGCAGCTCGGCCACAACTACATCGGCACCGAGCACATCCTGCTCGGCCTGATCCGCGAGGGCGAAGGCGTCGCCGCGCAGGTTCTCGTCAAGCTGGGCGCGGACCTGAACCGGGTGCGCCAGCAGGTGCTGCAGCTGCTCTCCGGCTACCAGGGCAAGGAGCCGGCCGAGGCCGGCGCCGGCCGCGGCGAGGGCACCCCGTCCTCCTCGCTGGTGCTCGACCAGTTCGGCCGCAACCTCACCCAGTCGGCGCGTGAGGGCAAGCTGGACCCGGTCATCGGGCGCGGCAAGGAGATCGAGCGGGTCATGCAGGTGCTGTCCCGCCGCACCAAGAACAACCCGGTGCTGATCGGCGAGCCCGGCGTCGGCAAGACCGCCGTCGTCGAGGGCCTGGCCCAGAACATCGTCAAGGGCGAGGTGCCCGAGACACTGAAGGACAAGCAGCTCTACACGCTGGACCTGGGCTCCCTGGTCGCCGGCTCCCGGTACCGCGGTGACTTCGAAGAGCGCCTGAAGAAGGTGCTCAAGGAGATCAAGACCCGCGGCGACATCATCCTGTTCATCGACGAGCTGCACACGCTCGTCGGCGCGGGCGCCGCCGAGGGCGCGATCGACGCCGCATCGATCCTCAAGCCCATGCTGGCCCGCGGCGAGCTGCAGACGATCGGCGCCACCACGCTCGAGGAGTACCGCAAGTACATCGAGAAGGACGCCGCGCTGGAGCGCCGCTTCCAGCCGATCCAGGTCGGCGAGCCCTCGCTCGAGCACACCATCGAGATCCTCAAGGGCCTGCGGGACCGCTACGAGGCGCACCACCGCGTGTCGATCACCGACTCCGCGCTGGTCGCCGCGGCCACCCTGGCCGACAGGTACATCAACGACCGGTTCCTGCCGGACAAGGCGATCGACCTGATCGACGAGGCCGGTGCCCGCATGCGCATCCGCCGCATGACGGCTCCGCCGGACCTGCGCGAGTTCGACGAGAAGATCGCCAAGGTGCGCCGCGACAAGGAGTCCGCGATCGACGCGCAGGACTTCGAGCGCGCCGCCCGGCTGCGCGACGAGGAGAAGAACCTCCTCGCGCAGAAGTCCGAGCGGGAGAAGCAGTGGAAGGACGGTGACCTGGACGTCGTCGCCGAGGTCGACGACGAGCAGATCGCCGAGGTCCTGGCCAACTGGACCGGCATCCCGGTGTTCAAGCTCACCGAGGAGGAGACCACGCGTCTGCTCCGCATGGAGGACGAGCTGCACAAGCGGATCATCGGCCAGGAGGACGCCGTCAAGGCCGTCTCCCAGGCGATCCGCCGCACCCGTGCCGGCCTGAAGGACCCGAAGCGCCCGTCCGGCTCGTTCATCTTCGCCGGCCCGTCCGGTGTCGGTAAGACCGAGCTGTCCAAGGCGCTGGCGGAGTTCCTGTTCGGCGAGGACGACGCGCTCATCCAGATCGACATGGGCGAGTTCCACGACCGCTACACCGCCTCGCGGCTGTTCGGTGCCCCTCCGGGGTACGTCGGCTACGAGGAGGGTGGCCAGCTGACCGAGAAGGTCCGCCGGAAGCCGTTCTCCGTGGTCCTGTTCGACGAGATCGAGAAGGCCCACCAGGAGATCTACAACACCCTCCTGCAGGTGCTGGAGGACGGCCGGCTCACCGACGGTCAGGGCCGCACGGTCGACTTCAAGAACACGGTGCTGATCTTCACCTCGAACCTGGGCACATCGGACATCTCCAAGAGCGTCAGCCTGGGCTTCTCTTCCGGTAACGACGAGGGATCGCGTTACGAGAAGATGAAGCAGAAGGTCAACGAGGAGATGAAGAAGCACTTCCGGCCCGAGTTCCTCAACCGGATCGACGACATCATCGTGTTCCACCAGCTCACCCAGGAGCAGATCATCCAGATGGTCGACCTGATGGTGACGCGGGTGGAGACCCAGCTGAAGGCCAAGGACATGGCTCTCGAGCTGACCGACAAGGCGAAGGCGCTGCTGGCCAAGCGCGGCTTCGACCCGGTGCTCGGCGCCCGTCCGCTGCGCCGGACCATCCAGCGGGAGATCGAGGACCAGCTGTCCGAGAAGATCCTGTTCGGCGAGGTCGAGCCGGGTCAGATCGTGATCGTCGACGTCGAGGGCTGGAGCGGCAACCCGGAGGACCGCGACGAAGAGGCGCGGTTCGTGTTCCGCGGCGAGCCGAAGCCGTCCGACGTCCCCGACGCCCCGCCGGTGAGCATCGGCGCGGGCACCCACGAGGACGACGCCGAGGGCGAGCGCTGA
- a CDS encoding (2Fe-2S)-binding protein, whose translation MAALQDRMEVRADLPATGGWQRCGDLLADPARFDVWRKLLGEWLRDGFGEAPERTTAGFVMSWYLHVPAFTGALLLHHERRVPMLRPGELAFRLCADRPHPEGVAVLGDEFYCLPGDPDADRPEATVVADERALAAALRARYTAHAAQFVQAYAPLSRLGRRMLWAAATDALDSTLWWAGLYAGDEEAGVADAQLVLDEHYPPLTASTRLRQTGDGWARRRESCCFSYLLPEQPLCEGCPRTCRR comes from the coding sequence GTGGCCGCCCTGCAGGACCGCATGGAAGTGCGCGCCGACCTGCCCGCGACGGGCGGCTGGCAGCGCTGCGGCGACCTGCTGGCCGACCCCGCGCGGTTCGACGTGTGGCGCAAGCTCCTCGGCGAGTGGCTGCGCGACGGCTTCGGCGAGGCACCCGAACGGACGACGGCCGGGTTCGTCATGTCGTGGTACCTGCACGTGCCGGCGTTCACCGGTGCGTTGCTGCTCCATCACGAACGGCGAGTACCCATGCTGCGGCCGGGTGAACTCGCCTTCCGCCTGTGCGCGGACCGCCCGCACCCCGAAGGTGTGGCCGTGCTGGGGGACGAGTTCTACTGCCTGCCCGGCGACCCCGACGCGGACCGCCCCGAGGCGACGGTGGTCGCCGACGAGCGGGCGCTGGCCGCGGCGCTGCGCGCTCGTTATACGGCGCACGCGGCGCAGTTCGTGCAGGCGTACGCGCCGCTGAGCCGGCTCGGCCGCCGGATGCTGTGGGCCGCGGCGACGGACGCGCTGGACAGCACGCTCTGGTGGGCGGGCCTGTACGCCGGCGACGAGGAGGCGGGCGTCGCCGACGCGCAGCTCGTGCTGGACGAGCACTACCCGCCGCTGACGGCGTCGACCCGGCTGCGCCAGACCGGCGACGGGTGGGCCCGGCGGCGGGAGAGCTGCTGCTTCTCGTACCTGCTGCCGGAGCAGCCGCTGTGCGAGGGCTGCCCGCGCACCTGCCGCCGGTGA
- a CDS encoding Rossmann-like and DUF2520 domain-containing protein: MERAEEFCCHERPQGHAVSRPARLGVGVISAGRVGSVVGAALTRSGHTVVAASGISAASQARAERMLPGVPLKPPDEVAAAADLVLLAVPDDELAGLVRGLAATGSWRPGQIVIHTSGAHGLDVLAPAAAAGALPLALHPVMTFTGRSEDLDRLTACSVGVTAAADDEAAWSVGEALTVEMGAEPVRVPEAARALYHAALAHGANHLITLVDDCADLLRGAGIGDAERMLGPLLSAALDNALRHGDRALTGPVARGDTGTLRKHLGVLEATEPAIVPAYTSLARRTAQRAEAAGLLDAGAAAEITELLERPENP, translated from the coding sequence CTGGAACGAGCTGAGGAGTTCTGCTGCCATGAGCGTCCACAGGGGCACGCCGTGAGTCGTCCCGCAAGGCTGGGTGTCGGAGTGATCTCCGCCGGCCGCGTGGGCAGCGTCGTCGGCGCCGCGCTGACCCGGTCCGGGCACACGGTGGTCGCCGCCTCCGGCATTTCCGCCGCTTCCCAGGCCCGCGCCGAGCGCATGCTGCCGGGTGTCCCGCTCAAACCGCCGGACGAGGTCGCCGCGGCCGCGGACCTCGTGCTGCTGGCCGTGCCCGACGACGAACTCGCCGGCCTGGTCCGCGGTCTGGCCGCCACCGGTTCCTGGCGCCCCGGCCAGATCGTCATCCACACCTCCGGCGCGCACGGCCTCGACGTGCTGGCCCCCGCCGCCGCGGCCGGTGCGCTGCCGCTGGCCCTGCACCCGGTCATGACCTTCACCGGCCGCTCCGAGGACCTCGACCGGCTCACCGCCTGCAGCGTCGGCGTCACCGCCGCGGCCGACGACGAGGCCGCGTGGAGCGTCGGCGAGGCGCTGACCGTCGAGATGGGCGCGGAACCGGTGCGGGTGCCGGAAGCCGCCAGGGCGCTGTACCACGCGGCGCTCGCGCACGGCGCCAACCACCTGATCACGCTCGTCGACGACTGCGCGGACCTGTTGCGCGGCGCGGGGATCGGCGACGCGGAGCGCATGCTCGGCCCGTTGCTGTCGGCGGCGCTGGACAATGCGCTGCGGCACGGTGACCGAGCCCTGACCGGTCCGGTCGCCCGCGGTGACACCGGTACCCTGCGCAAGCACCTGGGCGTGCTCGAAGCCACCGAGCCCGCGATCGTGCCCGCCTACACCTCGCTCGCCCGGCGCACCGCGCAGCGAGCCGAAGCGGCCGGCCTGCTCGACGCCGGCGCCGCCGCCGAGATCACCGAACTTCTGGAAAGGCCGGAAAACCCGTGA
- a CDS encoding histone-like nucleoid-structuring protein Lsr2: MAQKVLVSLIDDIDGSEADETVEFGLDGISYQIDLSAENAEELRDALAQYVEHARRAGGRKRGTPGRQPAGKVAGRSASVDREQNQAIRAWARKNGYQVSDRGRIPSEVVEAYHKKN; encoded by the coding sequence ATGGCACAGAAGGTGCTGGTGTCGCTCATCGACGACATCGACGGCTCGGAGGCGGACGAGACCGTCGAGTTCGGACTTGACGGCATCTCGTACCAGATCGACCTGTCGGCGGAAAACGCCGAGGAGCTCCGTGACGCGCTGGCCCAGTACGTCGAGCACGCGCGGCGTGCCGGTGGCCGCAAGCGGGGCACTCCGGGCCGTCAGCCCGCCGGCAAGGTCGCGGGTCGTTCCGCGTCGGTGGACCGCGAGCAGAACCAGGCCATTCGGGCCTGGGCGCGCAAGAACGGCTACCAGGTTTCCGACCGCGGGCGTATCCCGTCGGAGGTCGTGGAGGCCTACCACAAGAAGAACTGA
- a CDS encoding TIGR03086 family metal-binding protein, with translation MTDLRPMLERAAREFTGLLRTIEPAQLDNRTPCTEYDVRALLNHLLYWGPWMAAALRREPAPAATGGERDIDLTQGDWLGELCTLVDGIVDTCGRPGALDGTTKFGDAEMPAEMIAGMVLTEWVVHGWDLARATGRPLTVDPEVAAALHSSVEATAEQAREMKVFGPAVPCADEAPVLDRLLALTGRDPGWRA, from the coding sequence ATGACCGACCTTCGACCGATGCTGGAGCGGGCCGCCCGCGAGTTCACCGGGCTGCTCCGCACCATCGAACCAGCCCAACTGGACAACCGGACCCCGTGCACCGAATACGACGTGCGTGCCCTGCTCAACCACCTTCTCTATTGGGGCCCGTGGATGGCGGCGGCACTCCGCCGCGAACCGGCGCCCGCGGCGACCGGCGGCGAGCGGGACATCGATCTCACGCAGGGTGACTGGCTGGGTGAGCTGTGCACGCTTGTGGATGGAATTGTGGATACCTGTGGGCGGCCGGGGGCGCTCGACGGCACCACGAAGTTCGGCGATGCGGAGATGCCGGCCGAGATGATCGCCGGAATGGTGCTGACCGAATGGGTGGTGCACGGCTGGGACCTGGCCCGTGCGACCGGCCGGCCGCTGACCGTCGACCCCGAGGTGGCGGCGGCGCTGCACAGCTCGGTCGAGGCGACGGCGGAGCAGGCGCGGGAGATGAAGGTGTTCGGGCCTGCGGTGCCGTGCGCGGACGAGGCGCCGGTGCTGGACCGGCTGCTGGCGCTGACCGGCCGTGATCCGGGGTGGCGCGCCTAG
- the panC gene encoding pantoate--beta-alanine ligase, which translates to MTTPKFSRGQLNTYQTPGDVHRVTAALHSVGRKVALVPTMGALHAGHRELIRRAKRLPNTVVAVSIFVNPLQFGEGEDFDAYPRPLERDLEILAEDGVEIAFVPKVGDLYADGHAVTLHPGPLGDELEGAHRPGHFAGVLTVVAKLFNIVTPDFAFFGEKDYQQLVLIKRMVRDLNLDVRVIGVPTVRESDGLALSSRNVYLSPEQREAAVVLSAALAAGGHSGPNGGEAVLSAARATLAARPEVDVDYLELRGTDLGPAPVDGEARLLIAARVGRTRLIDNVPVVLGASEEVR; encoded by the coding sequence GTGACCACACCGAAATTCAGCCGCGGGCAGCTGAACACCTACCAGACGCCCGGCGACGTGCACCGGGTCACCGCGGCGCTGCACTCGGTGGGCCGCAAGGTCGCGCTAGTGCCGACCATGGGCGCGCTGCACGCCGGTCACCGCGAACTGATCCGTCGCGCCAAGCGCCTGCCGAACACCGTCGTCGCCGTGTCGATCTTCGTGAACCCCCTGCAGTTCGGCGAGGGCGAGGACTTCGACGCCTACCCGCGGCCGCTGGAGCGGGACCTGGAGATCCTCGCCGAGGACGGCGTGGAGATCGCGTTCGTGCCCAAGGTCGGCGACCTCTACGCAGACGGCCACGCGGTGACCCTGCACCCGGGCCCGCTCGGCGACGAGCTGGAGGGCGCCCACCGCCCCGGCCACTTCGCCGGTGTGCTGACAGTGGTGGCGAAGCTGTTCAACATCGTCACGCCGGACTTCGCGTTCTTCGGCGAGAAGGACTACCAGCAGCTGGTCCTGATCAAGCGGATGGTGCGCGACCTGAACCTCGACGTCCGCGTGATCGGGGTGCCGACGGTGCGGGAATCCGACGGCCTGGCCCTGTCCTCGCGCAACGTCTACCTCTCGCCGGAACAGCGGGAAGCCGCCGTGGTGCTGTCCGCGGCGCTCGCCGCAGGCGGGCATTCCGGCCCGAACGGCGGGGAAGCGGTCCTCTCGGCGGCGCGCGCGACGCTGGCCGCCCGCCCGGAGGTCGACGTGGATTACCTCGAATTGCGCGGAACCGATCTCGGTCCCGCACCCGTCGATGGGGAAGCACGGTTGCTGATCGCCGCCCGGGTCGGGCGGACCCGGCTGATCGACAACGTCCCGGTGGTGCTGGGCGCGTCGGAGGAAGTGAGATAA
- the lysS gene encoding lysine--tRNA ligase: MTDSPSPDRPVPADDLPEQMRVRRAKRDRLLAEGVEPYPVEVPRTHTLAQVRAAHPDLPADTATGEVVGVTGRVMFSRIGGKLCFATLREGDGTELQAMISLANVGEEALAAWKADVDLGDHVYVHGEVITSKRGELSIMADEWRMAAKALRPLPVAHKELAEETRVRQRYVDLILRPQARDVVRTRASVVRSLRDSFHRRGFTEVETPMLQTLHGGASARPFVTHSNAFDIDLYLRIAPELFLKRCVVGGIEKVFEINRNFRNEGSDSSHSPEFAMLEYYEAYATYDTNAVMTRELIQEAAQAVFGGLEVTLADGSSYDLSGEWTSLSMYDSLSDALGEEVTPETSVEKLRGFASARGLEVDPKLGHGKLVEELWEHLVGDHLHEPTFVRDFPIETSPLTRQHRTKPGVAEKWDLYVRGFELATGYSELVDPVIERERLLDQARQAAAGDSEAMRLDEDFLRALEYGMPPSGGVGMGIDRLLMALTGLGIRETILFPLVRPE; the protein is encoded by the coding sequence ATGACGGATTCCCCCTCCCCGGATCGCCCGGTGCCCGCTGACGACCTGCCCGAACAAATGCGGGTCCGTCGGGCCAAGCGCGATCGGCTGCTCGCGGAGGGCGTGGAGCCGTACCCGGTCGAAGTGCCGCGCACCCACACGCTCGCCCAGGTGCGCGCGGCGCACCCGGACCTGCCCGCCGACACGGCCACCGGCGAGGTCGTCGGCGTGACCGGTCGCGTCATGTTCTCGCGCATCGGCGGCAAGCTGTGCTTCGCGACGCTGCGCGAAGGCGACGGCACCGAACTGCAGGCGATGATCAGCCTCGCGAACGTCGGCGAGGAAGCGCTGGCCGCCTGGAAGGCGGACGTCGACCTCGGCGACCACGTCTACGTGCACGGCGAGGTCATCACGTCCAAGCGCGGCGAGCTGTCCATCATGGCCGACGAGTGGCGGATGGCCGCGAAGGCGCTGCGCCCGCTGCCGGTCGCGCACAAGGAGCTGGCCGAGGAGACCCGCGTCCGCCAGCGCTACGTCGATCTGATCCTGCGCCCGCAGGCCCGCGACGTGGTGCGCACGCGCGCGTCGGTGGTCCGTTCGTTGCGGGATTCGTTCCACCGCAGGGGTTTCACCGAGGTGGAAACGCCGATGCTGCAGACCCTGCACGGCGGCGCCTCGGCGCGGCCGTTCGTCACCCATTCGAACGCGTTCGACATCGATCTGTACCTGCGGATCGCGCCGGAGCTGTTCCTCAAGCGGTGCGTGGTCGGGGGGATCGAGAAGGTCTTCGAGATCAACCGCAACTTCCGCAACGAGGGCAGCGACTCCTCGCATTCGCCGGAATTCGCGATGCTGGAGTACTACGAGGCCTACGCCACCTACGACACGAACGCGGTGATGACGCGGGAGCTGATCCAGGAAGCGGCGCAGGCCGTTTTCGGCGGCCTCGAGGTCACGCTCGCCGACGGCTCGTCGTACGACCTCTCCGGCGAATGGACGTCGCTGAGCATGTACGACTCGTTGTCCGACGCGCTCGGCGAGGAAGTGACGCCGGAAACGTCGGTGGAGAAGCTGCGCGGGTTCGCCTCCGCGCGTGGCCTGGAGGTCGATCCGAAACTCGGCCACGGGAAGCTGGTCGAGGAACTGTGGGAGCACCTGGTCGGTGATCACCTGCACGAGCCGACTTTCGTACGGGATTTTCCGATCGAGACCTCGCCGCTGACGCGGCAGCACCGGACCAAGCCCGGCGTGGCCGAGAAGTGGGACCTCTACGTCCGCGGATTCGAGTTGGCCACCGGATACTCCGAGCTGGTCGACCCGGTGATCGAGCGGGAAAGATTGCTGGACCAGGCCCGCCAGGCCGCGGCCGGGGATAGCGAAGCGATGCGCCTCGACGAGGATTTCCTGCGCGCGCTCGAGTACGGAATGCCACCGAGTGGTGGCGTGGGAATGGGCATCGATCGTCTCCTGATGGCCCTCACCGGCCTCGGCATCCGTGAGACCATCCTCTTCCCGCTGGTGCGCCCCGAATAG
- a CDS encoding type III pantothenate kinase: protein MLLAIDVGNTNIVLGLYEGSGDAAKLVGDWRMRTDAQMTADELALTMRGLLGEHADAITGISALSTVPAVLREMRVMLGRYYARVPKVVVEPGVRTGVPLLVDNPREVGADRLVNTLAAHHLYRTACVVVDFGTSTNVDVISAKGEFLGGAFAPGIEISVDALASRAAALRKVELVRPRSVIGKNTVECLQSGIVFGFAGQVDGLVRRIVRELTARTHEPVTVLATGGLAPLVIGESETITEHVPDLTLLGLRLAFERQTR, encoded by the coding sequence TTGCTCCTGGCGATCGACGTCGGCAACACGAACATCGTGCTCGGCCTGTACGAGGGCAGTGGGGACGCGGCCAAGCTCGTCGGGGACTGGCGGATGCGGACCGACGCGCAGATGACCGCCGACGAGCTGGCGCTGACCATGCGCGGCCTGCTCGGCGAGCACGCCGACGCGATCACCGGGATCAGCGCGTTGTCCACCGTGCCCGCCGTGCTGCGCGAGATGCGGGTCATGCTCGGCCGCTACTACGCGCGGGTGCCGAAGGTCGTCGTCGAGCCCGGCGTCCGCACCGGCGTGCCGCTGCTGGTGGACAACCCGCGTGAGGTGGGCGCGGACCGGCTGGTCAACACGCTCGCCGCGCACCACCTGTACCGCACGGCGTGCGTCGTGGTGGACTTCGGGACCTCGACCAACGTGGACGTGATCTCCGCGAAGGGCGAGTTCCTCGGCGGCGCGTTCGCGCCGGGCATCGAGATCTCGGTCGACGCGCTGGCCTCGCGCGCGGCGGCGCTGCGCAAGGTCGAGCTGGTCCGGCCGCGGTCGGTGATCGGCAAGAACACCGTGGAGTGCCTGCAGTCCGGCATCGTATTCGGGTTCGCGGGCCAGGTCGACGGCCTGGTGCGGCGGATCGTGCGCGAGCTGACCGCGCGCACGCACGAGCCGGTCACCGTGCTCGCGACCGGCGGGCTGGCGCCGCTGGTGATCGGCGAGTCGGAGACGATCACCGAGCACGTGCCCGACCTGACGCTGCTGGGCCTGCGCCTGGCCTTCGAACGCCAGACGCGTTAG
- a CDS encoding class I SAM-dependent methyltransferase, protein MSEATSSADRELWNRRSRSFGGHADVYDEHRPDYPLDGLRWALPPGVAEVVDLAAGTGKLTGGLRALGLRVTAVEPDPGMRAAFTRRHPGIEVLDGTAERIPLPDAGTDAVLAGQAFHWFDPGAALTEIARVLRPGGVVAGLWNGNDDSVPWVAEFARVSGFVQRGRSVATLPEHPAFSAFEEKTFRHSHRRTPESLVETISTHSHLLVADDAERVETRRRTLEFLRANPATANGEFDLPLLTTVLRAVRR, encoded by the coding sequence GTGAGCGAAGCCACTTCATCCGCCGATCGCGAGCTGTGGAACCGGCGGTCCCGCTCATTCGGGGGGCACGCGGACGTCTACGACGAGCACCGTCCCGATTACCCGCTCGACGGTCTCCGCTGGGCGTTGCCGCCCGGTGTCGCGGAAGTGGTGGACCTGGCCGCGGGCACCGGCAAGCTCACCGGCGGCCTGCGTGCGCTCGGGCTGCGCGTCACGGCGGTCGAACCCGATCCGGGCATGCGCGCCGCGTTCACCCGGCGCCACCCCGGCATCGAAGTCCTGGACGGCACGGCGGAACGGATCCCGTTGCCCGACGCCGGCACCGACGCCGTGCTCGCCGGCCAGGCGTTCCACTGGTTCGACCCGGGCGCCGCGCTCACCGAAATCGCACGCGTGCTGCGCCCCGGCGGCGTGGTCGCGGGGCTGTGGAACGGCAACGACGATTCCGTCCCGTGGGTCGCCGAATTCGCCCGCGTGTCCGGTTTCGTGCAGCGCGGCCGGTCGGTCGCGACTCTGCCCGAACACCCCGCGTTCAGCGCGTTCGAGGAGAAGACGTTCCGGCACTCGCACCGCCGCACACCCGAAAGCCTGGTCGAAACGATCTCCACGCATTCCCATCTGCTCGTCGCGGACGATGCCGAGCGTGTGGAGACGCGGCGGCGGACGCTGGAATTCCTCCGCGCCAACCCGGCCACCGCGAACGGCGAATTCGACCTGCCGCTGCTGACGACGGTGCTGCGCGCCGTCCGCCGCTAA
- the panD gene encoding aspartate 1-decarboxylase, which yields MYRTMLKSKIHRATVTQANLHYVGSVTIDETLMEAADLLPGELVAIVDVTNGARLETYVIPGERDSGVIGINGAAAHLVHPGDLVILISYGQMDNAEAATYQPRIVFVDDENRIKHEGSDPGHAPDGSGLVSGSIPIASPDRENPFPVAETVDAARLDALLHAEG from the coding sequence ATGTACCGCACGATGCTGAAGTCGAAGATCCATCGCGCGACGGTCACCCAGGCCAACCTGCACTACGTCGGGTCGGTCACGATCGACGAGACGCTGATGGAGGCGGCCGACCTGCTGCCGGGCGAGCTGGTGGCCATTGTGGACGTCACGAACGGTGCGCGGCTGGAGACCTACGTGATCCCGGGCGAGCGGGACAGCGGCGTCATCGGCATCAACGGCGCCGCCGCGCACCTCGTGCACCCGGGCGACCTGGTCATCCTGATCTCCTACGGTCAGATGGACAACGCCGAGGCGGCCACCTACCAGCCGCGGATCGTGTTCGTCGACGACGAGAACCGCATCAAGCACGAGGGCAGCGACCCCGGGCACGCGCCCGACGGCTCCGGCCTGGTGAGCGGCAGCATCCCGATCGCCTCGCCGGACCGGGAGAACCCGTTCCCGGTCGCCGAAACCGTCGACGCCGCACGGCTCGACGCGCTGCTGCACGCCGAGGGCTGA